The DNA segment TAGAGCCGCTCGGCCATCGCCATGCCGTAGTCCGGCAGGAAGACGATGCGGTGGCGCACCCGCGGATCGTCGGCGAACCGCACCAGCTCCTGCACCAGCCGCTTCCCGCCGTCGTCGGCCGGGTGCGCCTTGCCCGCGACGACGATCTGGATGGGCCTGTCCGGGTGGAGCAGCAGTTCCGTCAGCCGGTCGCGGTCGCGCAGCATCAGCGTGAGGCGCTTGTAGGAGGGGACTCGCCGGGCGAAGCCGATGGTCAGCACCTCGGGGTCGAGCACCCCGTCGATCCAGCCCAGTTCGGCACCGGACGCGCCGCGTCCGCGCCAGGACGCGCGCAGCCGGGTCCGCACCTCGCCGACCAGCTGTGCGCGCAGGGTCCGGCGCAGCTCCCAGATCTCCGCGTCGGGGATGCCGGCCACCGCGTCCCAGCGGTCGGAGCCGCCCACCGACAGCGCGTGCTCGGGGCGTTCGGCGCCGATCCGGCCGACGGCGGTGCGGGTGATCTCGGGCGCCGCCCAGGTCGGCGCGTGCACCCCGTTGGTGATCGAGGTGATCGGTACCTCGTCGGGGTCGAATCCCGGCCACAACCCGGCGAACATCTCCCGGCTGACGGCGCCGTGCAGGGTGGAGACGCCGTTGGCGCGCTGGGCGAGCCGCAGGCCCATCACCGCCATGTTGAAGAGGCGTGGTTCGCCGCCCGGATAGGTCTCCGTGCCCAGCTGGAGCACGCGTCCGGCGTCGACGCCCGGCAGCTCGCCGTCGTCCCCGAAGTGGCGGGCGACCAGGTCGCGGTCGAAGCGGTCGATCCCGGCGGGGACGGGGGTGTGGGTGGTGAAGACGGTTCCGGCGCGCACGGACTCCAGCGCCGCGTCGAAGTCCAGCCCCGCACCTGCGAGTTCACGGATGCGCTCCAGGCCGAGGAACCCCGCGTGCCCCTCGTTCGTGTGGAACACCTCGGGGTCCGGGTGCCCGGTGATCCGGCAGTACGAGCGCAGCGCCCGCACCCCGCCGATACCGAGCAGCATCTCCTGGAGGAGCCGGTGCTCACTGCCGCCGCCGTAGAGCCGGTCGGTGACGCCCCGCTCGCCCGGTTCGTTCTCCTCGACGTCGGAGTCGAGCATCAGCAGCGGGACGCGGCCGACCTGCGCCCGCCAGATGTGCGCGTGCAGCGAGCGGCCGCCGGGCAGCGTGAGGGCGACCCGGCTGGGTGAGCCGTCCGCCTCGCGCAGCAGCGTGACGGGCAGCTCGTCGGGGTCGAGCACCGGGTAGTGCTCCTGCTGCCAGCCCTCGCGGGAGAGGGACTGCCGGAAGTAGCCGTGCCGGTAGAGCAGACCGACCCCGATGAGCGGTACACCGAGGTCGCTGGCCGCCTTCAGATGGTCGCCGGCGAGGATGCCGAGGCCGCCGGAGTACTGCGGGAGCGCGGCGGTGACACCGAACTCGGGTGAGAAGTAACCGATGGCCGCGGGCAGCCCGGCGGGCTGTTCCTGGTACCAGCGCGGTCCGTGCAGATAGGTGTCGAGGCCGTCGGCGGCCCCGGCCAGGTCGCGCAGGAAGCCGGGGTCGGCCGCCAGTTCGGCGAGCCGTGCGGCCGACACCGTGCCGAGCAGCCGGACGGGGTCACCGCCGGCCGCCGGGAAGCCGTCGGGGTCGACGGCTCTGAACAGGTCCTTGGTCCCGGCGTGCCAGGACCAGCGGAGGTTGCGGGCGAGCTCACCCAGGGGGCGCAGCGCCTCGGGGAGGACGGGGCGGACGGTGAATCGACGAATGGCCTTCACGTGTTCCACCTTCGCAGGGGAGATGCGCATCCAGGGGACGCACAGCGGTGTACGTCCGCACTTCACCCCGAAGGTAACGGTCCGCGCTCCCCGCAACCACGGCGCGGGGCCGCGACGGCGCGCGCCGGGGCGGCCCCGCCGCAGAGCGCGCCCGCGCGTGTCCCGCCGGGCGCTATGGCCGGTTCTCCCCCCCTCGCGTGGGCTTGTGGCGCTTCGCACCAGGGGTGAGGCTGCTCTGTGACACCTGGAACGGAACTCCGCGACACCTGGAGCGGAAGGGAGCGTGCGCGGATGGTACGAACCGTCACCTGCCGGGAGCGGCCCGCCCCATGAGCCACCGTCCGCAACCCCCGTGCGCGGTGCACGACCGGCAGCGGGCGTGCGCCGTGCGCGCCGTGCGCGGCGCACTCCGTCCGGTCCCGCCGGCCGTGTCGCCGCACCGCGGACTCTGCCAAAGGTGTGAATCCGCGGCCCCCCGTACGGCCGGGCAAGGCCCCTCCGCGACGCGCGGCCCACCTGGTCCTTGCCTTGCACATTACGCACGAGTACTTAACTCAGGAGCCGGATTGCCCACCCGAGGAGTGGGGGAAGGCTCCTGCGGTACCCGCCCGAGCGCACCCCCACCCCTCACCACAGCCTGAGTGAACGCGGACAGGAGCGGTCATGCCCGCAGCCCGCAAACCATCATCGGACCAGCCGGCCGGAGGGACTCACGCGACGTCCCCGCAGCCGCCGAAGTCCCCGAAGCCACCGAGGCGGCCTCCCGCCGGTCAGCTGATCGGCCGTATTCCGGTGCTCGATGTGCGGCCGCGCGTCGACGGCGGGCGCAGGCCCGCCAAAGCGGTGGCCGGTGAGACCTTCCAGGTCACGGCGACCGTCTTCCGTGAGGGCCATGACGCCGTCGCCGCCAATGTCGTCCTGCGCGGGCCGCGCGGCAGAACGGCACCCTGGGCGCCGATGCGGGAACTGGCCCCCGGCACCGACCGCTGGGGCGCCGACGTCACCGCGGACCGCGAGGGCCGGTGGACGTACACGGTCGAGGCCTGGAGCGACCCCGTCACCACCTGGCTGCACACCGCCCGGATCAAGGTCCCGGCAGGCATCGACACGGAACTGGTGCTCGCCGAGGGCGCCGCGTTGTATACGCGTGCCGCGGCCGGGGTCCCGAAGGGCGGGGGCCGCCGGGCGGTCCTCGCGGTGGCGGAGGCGCTGGGCGACACCGCGGCCCCCGCCGACGGCCGCCTCGCGGCCGCGCTCGAACCGGACGCGGTGGCGGCCCTCGCCCGGTACCCGCTGCGCGAGCTGGTCAGCGCGTCGGAGCCGCTGCCGCTCCGCGTCGAGCGCGAGCGGGCCCTGTACGGATCCTGGTACGAGCTGTTCCCGCGCTCCGAGGGCGCTGTGGTCGAGGAGGGGAAGCCGCACGTCAGCGGCACCTTCCGGACGGCGGCGAAGCGGCTTTCGGCGGTCGCGGCCATGGGGTTCGACGTGGTCTATCTGCCGCCGGTCCACCCCATCGGCACCACCCATCGCAAGGGCCCCAACAACGCCCTGACCGCAGGGCCCGACGACGTGGGGGTCCCATGGGCCATCGGCTCGCCGGCCGGCGGCCACGACGCGATCCACCCCGATCTCGGCACCCTGGAGGACTTCGACGACTTCGTCGGGCGCGCCCGTGAACTGGGCCTGGAGATCGCGCTCGACTTCGCGCTCCAGTGCTCGCCCGACCACCCCTGGGTGACGCAGCACCCGGAGTGGTTCCACCACCGTCCTGACGGCACGATCGCGTACGCGGAGAACCCGCCGAAGAAGTACCAGGACATCTACCCGATCGCCTTCGACCGCGACATGTCAGGACTGGTCACCGAGACCGTCCGGATCCTGCGGTTCTGGATGGGGCACGGCGTACGGATCTTCCGCGTGGACAATCCGCACACCAAGCCGGTGGTCTTCTGGGAACGGGTCATCGCCCAGGTCAACGGCCGTGACCCGGACGTGGTCTTCCTGGCCGAGGCGTTCACCCGGCCCGCGATGATGCACACCCTGGGCGCCATCGGATTCCAGCAGTCGTACACGTACTTCACCTGGCGGACCGGCAAGCAGGAGCTGACCGACTACGTCACCGAGCTGGCCGGGGAGTCCGCGGCGGCCATGCGGCCCAACTTCTTCGTGAACACCCCGGACATCCTGCACGGCTACCTCCAGCACGGCGGCCGCCCGGCCTTCGAGGTCCGTGCGGTGCTCGCGGCGACGATGGCACCGTCCTGGGGGGTGTACGCCGGGTACGAGCTGTGCGAGAACACCACGGCCCGGGCCGGCAGCGAGGACTATCTGGACTCGGAGAAGTACCAGTTGCGGCCGCGTGACTGGGAATCCGCCGAGCGGGAGGGGCGGACCATCGCCCCGCTGATCACCACGCTGAACGAGCTGCGGCGGCGTCATCCGGCGCTGCGGCAGCTGCGTTCGGTGCACTTCCACCGCACCGACAACGACGCGGTGATCGCGTACTCGAAGTCGGTGTCCCCGCCGGGCCCCGCACCGGCCTCCACGCCGGACGCAGGCCCGGCCGGTTCGAACACGGTTCTTATGGTCGTCAACCTTGACCCGCACCACACCCAGGAGGCCACGGTCTCGTTGGACATGCCGGATCTCGGCCTGGAATGGCACGAGTCCGTCCCGGTGCGCGACGAGCTCACCGGCGAGACCTACCACTGGGGCAGGGCCAACTATGTGCGTCTGGAGCCGGGCAGCACGCCCGCGCACATCCTGGTGCTGCGACCGTCCCCGCCGATCGGAGGGTCACCCACATCATGATTGTCAATGAGCCCGTCCACGACAAATTCGAGGACACTCCCACCAAGGACCGTGACCCCGACTGGTTCAAACGCGCCGTCTTCTACGAGGTCCTGGTCAGGTCGTTCCAGGACAGCAACGGGGACGGCGTCGGTGACCTGAAGGGCATCACCGCCAAACTGGACTACCTCCAGTGGCTCGGGGTCGACTGCCTCTGGCTGCCGCCGTTCTTCAAGTCCCCTCTGCGGGACGGCGGTTACGACGTGGCGGACTACACGTCCGTACTCCCGGAGTTCGGTGACCTCGCCGACTTCGTCGAGTTCGTCGACGCCACCCACCAGCGCGGTATGCGCGTGATCATCGACTTCGTGATGAACCACACGAGCGACCAGCACGAGTGGTTCCAGGAGTCGCGGAAGGACCCGGACGGTCCGTACGGCGATTACTACATCTGGGCCGACGACGACAAACAGTTCGCGGACGCCCGGATCATCTTCGTCGACACGGAGACCTCCAACTGGACCTTCGACCCGGTGCGCAAGCAGTACTACTGGCACCGGTTCTTCTCGCACCAGCCGGATCTCAACTACGAGAACCCGGTGGTGCAGGAGGAGATCATCTCGGCGCTGCGCTTCTGGCTCGACCTGGGCATCGACGGATTCCGCCTCGACGCGGTGCCGTACCTCTACCAGGTGGAGGGCACCAACTGCGAGAACCTCCCGCAGACCCACGCGTTCATGAAACGGGTGCGCGCCGAGATCGACGCGAGCTACCCGGACACCGTGCTGCTCGCCGAGGCCAACCAGTGGCCGGAGGACGTCGTCGACTATTTCGGCGACTTCAAAAAGGGCGGCGACGAGTGCCACATGGCATTCCACTTCCCGGTGATGCCGCGCATCTTCATGGCCGTGCGCCGGGAGTCGCGCTACCCGGTCTCGGAGATCCTGGCCAAGACCCCGGCCATTCCGAAGAACGCCCAGTGGGGCATCTTCCTGCGCAACCACGACGAGCTGACCCTCGAAATGGTCACGGACGAAGAGCGCGACTACATGTACGCGGAGTACGCCAAGGATCCGCGGATGCGGGCCAACATCGGCATCCGCAGGCGGCTCGCTCCCCTGCTGGACAACGACCGCAACCAGATCGAACTGTTCACCGCGCTGCTGCTCTCCCTGCCCGGTTCGCCGATCCTCTACTACGGGGACGAGATCGGCATGGGCGACAACATCTGGCTCGGCGACCGGGACGCGGTCCGTACGCCGATGCAGTGGACCCCCGACCGGAACGCGGGCTTCTCGTCCAGCGACCCGGGACGGCTCTTCCTGCCGACCATCATGGACCCGGTCTACGGCTACCAGGTGACGAACGTCGAGGCCTCCATGGCCTCGCCCGCCTCACTGCTGCACTGGACCCGCCGGATGATCGAGATCCGCAAGCAGAACCCGGCCTTCGGCCTCGGTTCGTACACCGAGCTCCCGTCGTCCAACCCGGCCGTCCTCGCCTTCCTGAGGGAGTACAAGGACGACCTGGTGCTGTGCGTGCACAACTTCTCGCGGTTCGCGCAGCCGACGGAGCTCGATCTGAACGCCTTCACCGGACGCCATC comes from the Streptomyces sp. NBC_01471 genome and includes:
- the glgP gene encoding alpha-glucan family phosphorylase → MKAIRRFTVRPVLPEALRPLGELARNLRWSWHAGTKDLFRAVDPDGFPAAGGDPVRLLGTVSAARLAELAADPGFLRDLAGAADGLDTYLHGPRWYQEQPAGLPAAIGYFSPEFGVTAALPQYSGGLGILAGDHLKAASDLGVPLIGVGLLYRHGYFRQSLSREGWQQEHYPVLDPDELPVTLLREADGSPSRVALTLPGGRSLHAHIWRAQVGRVPLLMLDSDVEENEPGERGVTDRLYGGGSEHRLLQEMLLGIGGVRALRSYCRITGHPDPEVFHTNEGHAGFLGLERIRELAGAGLDFDAALESVRAGTVFTTHTPVPAGIDRFDRDLVARHFGDDGELPGVDAGRVLQLGTETYPGGEPRLFNMAVMGLRLAQRANGVSTLHGAVSREMFAGLWPGFDPDEVPITSITNGVHAPTWAAPEITRTAVGRIGAERPEHALSVGGSDRWDAVAGIPDAEIWELRRTLRAQLVGEVRTRLRASWRGRGASGAELGWIDGVLDPEVLTIGFARRVPSYKRLTLMLRDRDRLTELLLHPDRPIQIVVAGKAHPADDGGKRLVQELVRFADDPRVRHRIVFLPDYGMAMAERLYPGCDVWLNNPLRPLEACGTSGMKAALNGCLNLSVLDGWWDEWFEPDFGWAIPTADGSGLDEDRRDELESAALYSLIEDRVAPRFYDRTADGLPERWVGMVRSTLATLGPKVLAGRMVREYVERLYAPAALAHRSLGPDAARELAGWKARVRAAWPDVHVDHVEAVAASAPDGTAELGSTLSLRVQVALGALGPDDVEVQAVSGRVDEQDRIADARTVALKPAGGPDLDGRLLYEGPLALDRTGPYGYTVRILPAHPLLATGAELGLVAAPTAATGEGAGVLLR
- a CDS encoding alpha-1,4-glucan--maltose-1-phosphate maltosyltransferase, encoding MIGRIPVLDVRPRVDGGRRPAKAVAGETFQVTATVFREGHDAVAANVVLRGPRGRTAPWAPMRELAPGTDRWGADVTADREGRWTYTVEAWSDPVTTWLHTARIKVPAGIDTELVLAEGAALYTRAAAGVPKGGGRRAVLAVAEALGDTAAPADGRLAAALEPDAVAALARYPLRELVSASEPLPLRVERERALYGSWYELFPRSEGAVVEEGKPHVSGTFRTAAKRLSAVAAMGFDVVYLPPVHPIGTTHRKGPNNALTAGPDDVGVPWAIGSPAGGHDAIHPDLGTLEDFDDFVGRARELGLEIALDFALQCSPDHPWVTQHPEWFHHRPDGTIAYAENPPKKYQDIYPIAFDRDMSGLVTETVRILRFWMGHGVRIFRVDNPHTKPVVFWERVIAQVNGRDPDVVFLAEAFTRPAMMHTLGAIGFQQSYTYFTWRTGKQELTDYVTELAGESAAAMRPNFFVNTPDILHGYLQHGGRPAFEVRAVLAATMAPSWGVYAGYELCENTTARAGSEDYLDSEKYQLRPRDWESAEREGRTIAPLITTLNELRRRHPALRQLRSVHFHRTDNDAVIAYSKSVSPPGPAPASTPDAGPAGSNTVLMVVNLDPHHTQEATVSLDMPDLGLEWHESVPVRDELTGETYHWGRANYVRLEPGSTPAHILVLRPSPPIGGSPTS
- the treS gene encoding maltose alpha-D-glucosyltransferase, which produces MIVNEPVHDKFEDTPTKDRDPDWFKRAVFYEVLVRSFQDSNGDGVGDLKGITAKLDYLQWLGVDCLWLPPFFKSPLRDGGYDVADYTSVLPEFGDLADFVEFVDATHQRGMRVIIDFVMNHTSDQHEWFQESRKDPDGPYGDYYIWADDDKQFADARIIFVDTETSNWTFDPVRKQYYWHRFFSHQPDLNYENPVVQEEIISALRFWLDLGIDGFRLDAVPYLYQVEGTNCENLPQTHAFMKRVRAEIDASYPDTVLLAEANQWPEDVVDYFGDFKKGGDECHMAFHFPVMPRIFMAVRRESRYPVSEILAKTPAIPKNAQWGIFLRNHDELTLEMVTDEERDYMYAEYAKDPRMRANIGIRRRLAPLLDNDRNQIELFTALLLSLPGSPILYYGDEIGMGDNIWLGDRDAVRTPMQWTPDRNAGFSSSDPGRLFLPTIMDPVYGYQVTNVEASMASPASLLHWTRRMIEIRKQNPAFGLGSYTELPSSNPAVLAFLREYKDDLVLCVHNFSRFAQPTELDLNAFTGRHPVELIGGVRFPPIGELPYLLTLAGHGFYWFRLRKDAATA